Proteins from a single region of Hydrogenobacter hydrogenophilus:
- a CDS encoding TonB family protein yields the protein MQVSVKAYIVSLLLHLLFFLMYPLVLTPLYKNSELLKSPKVVEIDLTLEYEKELERKEPPHLTGEKREKRQEVVHKQRTQAIQSTSQVHEAPMRSAQEQNQVIPTTNISQGKDQRGGTDSHTEGSQPSNKKAEAGSGGGDTSSTSNVQKELFLKEKLSVISSLVQKSITYPLLARKMGWEGRVVVCFRLTPDGRLEDLHVLESSGYEILDRSALEAVSRSAHLFPKPPVEVLIKLPVNFRLE from the coding sequence ATGCAAGTGAGCGTAAAGGCTTATATAGTATCTCTCTTACTGCACCTTCTTTTTTTCCTTATGTACCCTCTTGTCCTTACCCCCCTTTACAAGAATTCTGAGCTTCTCAAAAGCCCTAAAGTGGTGGAGATAGACCTAACTCTTGAATATGAAAAAGAATTAGAAAGGAAAGAACCTCCACATCTTACTGGAGAAAAAAGAGAAAAACGCCAGGAAGTAGTCCATAAACAAAGAACACAAGCCATTCAAAGCACATCCCAGGTCCATGAAGCTCCTATGCGGTCAGCTCAAGAACAGAATCAAGTTATTCCTACAACAAACATCTCACAGGGAAAGGATCAAAGAGGAGGCACAGACTCGCACACAGAAGGCTCTCAACCATCAAACAAAAAGGCAGAAGCAGGATCAGGCGGTGGGGACACTTCTTCAACATCTAATGTTCAGAAGGAGCTTTTTCTTAAGGAAAAACTATCGGTTATATCCTCTTTGGTACAGAAGAGCATAACATACCCTTTGCTTGCTCGCAAGATGGGCTGGGAAGGAAGAGTGGTGGTGTGCTTTAGGCTAACACCTGATGGAAGACTTGAGGACCTTCATGTGCTTGAAAGCTCGGGTTATGAGATTCTTGATAGGAGCGCTCTTGAAGCGGTAAGCAGAAGCGCTCACCTTTTCCCAAAACCACCTGTGGAGGTCCTGATAAAACTTCCCGTAAACTTCAGACTAGAATGA
- the infC gene encoding translation initiation factor IF-3, producing the protein MQNYRINRQIRAKEVRLIDETGKQVGIVPLEEALRIAEEKGLDLVEIAPQANPPVCKILDYGKFIYEQKKKEKTAKKKQREHAIEVKDIQLSTRIDEHDLKVKLKHMREFLEDGDKVRVRIKFRGRENIHPELGDRLVQRILEDLSDIGQIESEPKKEGAFLMFSLIPKKR; encoded by the coding sequence ATGCAAAACTACAGAATAAACAGGCAGATAAGAGCAAAAGAAGTTAGGCTTATTGACGAGACAGGCAAACAGGTAGGCATAGTGCCCCTTGAAGAAGCACTAAGAATAGCAGAAGAGAAAGGTTTAGACCTTGTGGAGATAGCACCACAGGCAAACCCACCCGTTTGCAAAATACTTGATTACGGAAAGTTCATATACGAACAGAAAAAGAAAGAAAAAACCGCAAAAAAGAAACAAAGAGAACACGCCATTGAAGTAAAAGACATTCAGTTATCCACAAGAATAGACGAACACGATCTTAAAGTAAAGCTCAAGCACATGAGGGAGTTCTTGGAAGATGGAGATAAGGTAAGGGTTAGGATAAAGTTCAGAGGAAGGGAAAACATACACCCCGAATTAGGAGACAGACTAGTGCAGAGGATCTTGGAAGACCTATCAGATATAGGACAGATAGAATCAGAACCAAAGAAAGAAGGAGCTTTCTTGATGTTTTCCTTGATACCTAAGAAGAGGTGA
- a CDS encoding TonB-dependent receptor, whose protein sequence is MKERMVGTMILMVLSGALAKEVQLEEVSVTATRTERKTEEVPASVSVVGEEKLKQKPMFNLYDALQGISGINITSRNQGYDTRLIIRGAGLKAPYGVREIMVLLNGVPITDPDSLTRLDFVDTSLIERVEVVKGPNSTLWGVNASGGVINVITRSPFERKGGFIKLSLGDYNTQNHNLYYSTPLGKGFYMGFNASRRQTDNSWRPHNKFWTNQITLQPSYLFEDGGTWENYISYTKAWLELPGSLVVNPSKGIDQWSEFKSTGTVPQTADPWKHMGRYSEIFFLSSKLNKSFGNLDLTPLFYVNHWQHYHPVIGRINDANTWIYGFDLQANYRHSFGVLTSGFTLRHDNQNTDYFKYRDVKVVSGRIVSTLSDRKGDLLEKQNQKTTLAGAFLQESIQKDRWILDMGVRIDKVKFDISGYKWGDYDFVSGNYRMCPSRTIENCFSYSREKTYIAFSPKIGLVYKFTPVINIYGAVATGANTPSSSELSSNPNLKLAKVINYEVGLKARHHRFSLDTALYLMRVKDEVVRVIQPDGYTQFTNAGKTEKKGFELSGSYRLFQGLDVGVSYAYSDYKFKEFSELVGGKNISRNGNRLPYIPMHQYSLFAVYSHPSGFRARLQTDTWGEYYMDNANTEKYGGYHFLTSLSLGYAKRNFDVSLMVDNVFNKKYAVEVSKDTSGVKRYTPGPPRTFLVRVSYNF, encoded by the coding sequence ATGAAAGAGCGCATGGTAGGGACGATGATACTAATGGTCTTGAGTGGTGCGCTGGCTAAGGAAGTACAGCTGGAAGAGGTTAGCGTTACCGCAACCAGGACCGAGAGGAAAACGGAAGAAGTGCCTGCAAGCGTGAGCGTGGTAGGTGAAGAAAAGCTCAAGCAGAAGCCTATGTTTAACCTTTACGACGCTCTACAGGGAATATCTGGAATTAACATCACATCAAGAAACCAAGGCTACGACACACGACTGATAATAAGGGGTGCGGGTCTTAAAGCACCTTACGGTGTGAGGGAAATAATGGTGCTTTTAAACGGTGTACCCATCACAGACCCAGATAGCTTAACACGCCTTGACTTTGTGGACACATCCCTCATTGAAAGGGTAGAAGTAGTCAAAGGTCCCAACTCCACCTTGTGGGGGGTGAACGCTTCTGGCGGTGTTATAAATGTTATAACGCGCTCTCCTTTTGAAAGAAAGGGGGGTTTTATAAAGCTGAGTCTTGGGGATTACAACACTCAAAACCATAACCTTTACTACTCAACACCACTGGGTAAAGGCTTTTATATGGGCTTTAATGCGAGTAGGAGACAGACGGACAACTCATGGAGACCCCACAACAAGTTCTGGACTAACCAGATAACACTACAACCTTCTTATCTCTTTGAAGATGGTGGAACATGGGAAAACTATATAAGCTACACAAAGGCATGGCTTGAGCTTCCGGGCTCTCTTGTAGTAAACCCTTCTAAGGGTATAGATCAGTGGTCAGAGTTTAAAAGTACTGGCACAGTGCCTCAGACGGCAGACCCTTGGAAGCACATGGGAAGGTACTCGGAGATATTCTTCTTAAGTTCCAAGCTTAACAAAAGCTTTGGAAACCTTGATCTTACACCCCTTTTTTATGTCAACCACTGGCAACACTACCACCCAGTGATCGGTAGGATAAACGACGCTAACACATGGATTTACGGATTTGACCTTCAGGCAAATTATAGACATAGTTTTGGTGTGCTCACCTCTGGCTTTACCTTAAGGCACGATAACCAGAACACTGATTACTTCAAGTACAGAGATGTAAAAGTTGTCTCAGGTAGAATCGTTAGTACCCTTTCTGATAGAAAGGGAGACCTACTTGAAAAGCAAAACCAGAAAACTACACTCGCAGGTGCGTTCCTCCAAGAATCCATTCAAAAAGATAGATGGATACTGGATATGGGCGTGAGAATTGACAAGGTGAAGTTTGATATATCAGGCTACAAGTGGGGAGACTACGACTTTGTGTCAGGGAACTACCGCATGTGTCCTTCTCGCACAATAGAAAACTGCTTTTCTTACTCAAGGGAAAAGACTTATATTGCTTTTAGTCCAAAGATAGGTTTGGTATACAAGTTTACGCCTGTAATAAACATATATGGAGCTGTTGCAACAGGTGCTAATACACCTTCAAGCAGTGAGCTGTCTTCTAACCCAAACCTGAAGCTTGCAAAAGTTATTAACTATGAAGTAGGTCTCAAAGCAAGACATCATAGGTTTTCGTTGGATACTGCGCTTTACCTTATGCGTGTGAAAGACGAGGTGGTAAGGGTAATACAGCCGGACGGATACACCCAATTTACCAATGCAGGAAAGACGGAGAAGAAAGGTTTTGAACTTTCAGGTTCTTATAGACTCTTTCAGGGTTTAGATGTTGGAGTTTCTTATGCCTATTCGGACTATAAGTTTAAAGAGTTCTCTGAGCTTGTTGGAGGGAAGAATATTAGCAGGAACGGAAACAGACTTCCCTACATACCCATGCATCAATATTCACTGTTTGCAGTCTATTCTCACCCTTCGGGTTTTAGGGCAAGACTCCAGACGGACACATGGGGTGAGTACTACATGGACAATGCCAATACGGAGAAGTACGGAGGATACCATTTTCTTACAAGCCTCAGCTTAGGATACGCTAAGAGGAACTTTGATGTCAGCCTTATGGTTGATAATGTGTTTAACAAAAAGTACGCTGTTGAAGTTTCCAAAGACACATCTGGTGTTAAAAGGTACACACCTGGACCACCAAGGACCTTTTTGGTGAGAGTTAGCTATAACTTTTGA
- a CDS encoding malate dehydrogenase: MKMRKVVSVIGAGNVGEHTAGLLALRGLVNVRMFDIPRKDGDKLIEPVKGKALDIKQMLTAIDIDAKVEGYTVSPEGEGYEALDGTDIVVITAGFPRRPGMSREDLLDKNLSILSVICEKIKKYAKDAIVIVVTNPVDLMTYAVYKMLGFDKRKVMGMAGVLDSARFKTFISKEVKVSPKDIHAYVIGGHGDEMVPLISISNVGGIPLKDMLPKEKLSELIKRTQFGGGEIVDLMGTSAYWAPAASIVEMVEAIVTDNKRILPCSVYLEGEEGEYYEAQNVCVGVPVKLGSCGVEEIINIPMLPEEREMWRRSVESVKRNLKVVEDMLHARSAL; encoded by the coding sequence ATGAAAATGAGGAAAGTAGTATCCGTTATAGGTGCGGGTAATGTAGGTGAGCACACCGCAGGTCTTCTTGCTCTGAGGGGCCTTGTGAATGTTAGGATGTTTGACATTCCAAGAAAGGACGGAGATAAGCTTATAGAACCAGTAAAAGGCAAAGCTCTTGACATAAAGCAGATGCTCACAGCCATAGACATAGATGCCAAAGTAGAAGGCTACACGGTAAGTCCGGAGGGTGAGGGATACGAAGCCTTAGACGGTACTGATATAGTAGTTATAACTGCAGGATTTCCCAGAAGGCCAGGTATGTCAAGAGAAGACCTGTTAGACAAGAACCTATCCATTCTTTCCGTCATATGCGAGAAGATAAAAAAGTACGCAAAAGACGCTATAGTTATAGTAGTTACCAACCCAGTAGACCTTATGACCTACGCAGTTTACAAGATGCTCGGATTTGACAAGAGGAAGGTTATGGGCATGGCTGGAGTTCTTGACTCTGCAAGGTTTAAAACCTTCATATCCAAAGAGGTGAAAGTGTCTCCAAAGGATATACACGCCTATGTTATAGGTGGGCATGGAGACGAAATGGTCCCCCTCATATCCATATCCAACGTGGGAGGAATACCTTTAAAAGATATGCTACCTAAAGAAAAACTCTCTGAGCTTATAAAGAGGACCCAGTTTGGAGGTGGTGAGATAGTGGACCTGATGGGCACATCCGCTTACTGGGCACCTGCTGCATCTATAGTGGAGATGGTAGAAGCCATAGTTACGGACAACAAGAGGATACTCCCATGCTCCGTTTATTTGGAAGGTGAGGAAGGAGAATACTACGAGGCTCAAAATGTGTGCGTGGGTGTGCCTGTAAAACTGGGCAGTTGTGGTGTGGAAGAGATAATAAACATACCCATGCTTCCGGAAGAGAGAGAAATGTGGAGAAGGTCTGTAGAGTCAGTGAAAAGAAACTTAAAAGTAGTGGAGGATATGCTTCATGCGAGAAGTGCACTGTGA
- a CDS encoding aconitate hydratase, translated as MAKGTVAYKIIERHLVSGKLIPGEEIAIKIDQTLTQDATGTMAYLQFEAMGVDRVKTELSVSYIDHNMLQTDFRNPDDHKYLMSVAKRYGIYLSKPGNGICHQVHLERFAKPGKTLLGSDSHTPTSGGVGMLAIGAGGLDVAAAMAGEPFYMKMPKIVGVKLTGKLPQWVTAKDIILELLRRLTVKGGVGKIFEYFGEGIKELSVPERSTITNMGAELGATTSIFPSDEITRDYLRAQGREKDWIELLPDPDAEYDEIIEINLSELEPLIACPHSPDNVVPVREVEGIKVDQVVIGSCTNSSFVDLTRAGKMLEGRKVHPDVIFAVAPGSKQALELITQNGILLNFLKAGARILESACGPCIGMGYAPPSGGVSIRSFNRNFEGRSGTPDAKVYLASPEVCVACAIAGEIVDPRKLAQKEGIKWIKVEMPEKFPYGDEAIIEPLPEEEAKKVEIYRGPNIVPLPEFDELPEVIEGEVSLIVGDNITTDHIMPAGAKILPLRSNIYAISEYVYHYVDPEFVKRAKKVRDEKGKANIIIGGENYGQGSSREHAALAPRFLGVRVVIAKSFARIHHANLVNFGIIPLEFVDKEDYNKFSMGDEIYIPELIERLKSGKEVLVINKTTGEEIPCRYNLTPKQVSVLLAGGLLRWIKNKQKVEVQT; from the coding sequence ATGGCAAAGGGCACTGTAGCTTACAAAATAATTGAAAGACACTTGGTGAGTGGAAAGCTTATACCTGGTGAAGAGATCGCTATAAAGATAGACCAGACACTCACGCAGGATGCAACAGGAACTATGGCTTACCTTCAATTTGAAGCCATGGGAGTAGACAGAGTAAAAACAGAACTTTCTGTAAGTTATATAGATCACAACATGCTTCAGACAGACTTTAGGAATCCTGACGATCACAAGTATCTCATGAGCGTTGCCAAGCGCTACGGTATATACCTTTCAAAGCCGGGCAACGGTATATGCCATCAGGTCCATTTGGAAAGGTTTGCAAAACCCGGTAAAACTCTTCTTGGCTCTGACTCTCATACTCCTACTTCTGGAGGAGTTGGCATGCTTGCCATTGGTGCAGGAGGTCTTGACGTAGCGGCCGCTATGGCAGGTGAACCCTTTTACATGAAGATGCCCAAGATAGTGGGAGTAAAGCTTACAGGAAAGCTTCCTCAGTGGGTAACCGCAAAGGATATTATTCTTGAGCTTCTAAGAAGGCTCACTGTTAAGGGTGGTGTAGGCAAGATATTTGAATACTTTGGTGAAGGTATAAAGGAGCTTTCTGTTCCTGAAAGGTCAACTATAACTAACATGGGTGCGGAACTTGGAGCAACCACCTCCATATTTCCTTCTGACGAGATAACAAGGGATTATCTTAGAGCTCAGGGAAGGGAAAAAGACTGGATAGAGCTACTACCAGATCCCGACGCAGAGTACGATGAGATCATAGAAATTAACCTTTCAGAGCTTGAGCCTCTCATAGCGTGCCCTCACTCTCCGGACAATGTGGTGCCAGTCAGAGAAGTAGAAGGTATAAAAGTAGACCAAGTAGTTATAGGTTCTTGTACCAACTCTTCCTTTGTGGACCTGACGCGTGCAGGGAAGATGTTAGAAGGTAGAAAGGTGCATCCCGATGTGATATTTGCAGTAGCTCCAGGTTCCAAACAGGCCCTTGAGCTCATAACTCAGAACGGCATACTTCTTAACTTTTTAAAAGCCGGAGCAAGGATATTAGAAAGCGCTTGCGGTCCATGTATAGGCATGGGTTATGCGCCCCCAAGCGGTGGCGTATCCATAAGGAGCTTCAACAGAAACTTTGAGGGAAGGTCTGGCACTCCAGATGCAAAAGTGTATTTGGCATCACCTGAAGTGTGTGTTGCCTGTGCTATAGCAGGAGAGATAGTAGATCCCAGAAAGCTTGCTCAAAAAGAAGGTATAAAGTGGATAAAGGTGGAAATGCCGGAAAAGTTTCCGTACGGAGATGAAGCCATCATAGAACCCCTGCCAGAGGAAGAAGCCAAAAAGGTAGAGATATACAGAGGACCTAACATAGTGCCACTACCTGAATTTGACGAGCTTCCTGAGGTCATAGAAGGAGAGGTATCCCTTATAGTAGGTGATAACATAACTACGGATCACATAATGCCCGCAGGTGCCAAAATACTACCTTTGAGGTCCAACATATACGCCATAAGTGAATATGTCTATCACTATGTAGACCCTGAGTTTGTAAAAAGAGCCAAGAAGGTAAGAGACGAGAAAGGTAAAGCAAACATAATAATAGGTGGAGAAAACTACGGACAAGGCTCCTCAAGAGAGCACGCTGCTCTTGCGCCCAGATTTTTGGGTGTTAGGGTTGTCATAGCCAAATCCTTTGCGCGCATACACCATGCAAACCTTGTAAACTTTGGCATAATTCCCCTTGAGTTTGTGGATAAAGAGGATTACAACAAGTTTTCCATGGGAGACGAAATATACATTCCTGAGCTTATAGAAAGGTTAAAAAGCGGAAAAGAGGTGCTGGTTATAAACAAGACAACAGGAGAGGAGATCCCCTGTAGGTATAACCTTACGCCAAAGCAAGTATCCGTATTGCTCGCAGGTGGCTTACTAAGGTGGATAAAAAACAAACAGAAGGTGGAGGTACAAACATGA
- a CDS encoding 4Fe-4S binding protein, translating into MHVEKVHFIAKRDRRDIFNFPLLGFLFKNRYMLMFYRLLTLFLLFYAIIYGLIKPNKENIFTTALFWSLFWPFFMVITLPTLGNVFCMVCPHGFVGKYITKFGLKLRPPRWIANPYIGLIFSNITAYWFVLYTFPNFLRSPLNTALFFLFFTLLSFAFFFLFRGMAYCKYVCPIGSVNSAFSRTSFTWLSTYQEECKECKKPECALACPYELNPSKFDHKNSMFNCTLCMECAHVCDAVKFEIRKWGSSLYKEIKNPKLIEVMVYLLLVAVITFTMRFHHGLSRSGLSEYMPWVILGKYIQNAFGLPKWVDMTGFVAMLMALVLVFSTVYVSFKLVEKISRKGFKENLLILGCAFAPLMIVGGLSHALEFFFIDYYHHIVNGFSQAFGLGVSVEPLARRGEAWLNVFKVFPFIAGLWSLHILWHRVKLLTDKNRLLVFMAASALPIIYLLVSVFQIWVMMNFPPSHHHH; encoded by the coding sequence ATGCATGTAGAGAAGGTTCATTTCATAGCAAAAAGGGATAGGAGGGATATATTTAACTTCCCACTGCTTGGCTTCCTTTTTAAAAATAGGTATATGCTTATGTTTTACAGATTACTTACCCTTTTTTTACTATTCTATGCCATAATATACGGTCTTATAAAACCAAACAAGGAAAATATATTCACTACAGCACTCTTTTGGTCACTCTTTTGGCCCTTTTTTATGGTCATAACCCTTCCCACCCTTGGAAATGTTTTCTGTATGGTGTGTCCACATGGCTTTGTAGGTAAATACATTACTAAGTTTGGCTTAAAGCTCAGACCTCCCAGATGGATTGCCAATCCTTACATAGGGCTTATTTTCTCTAACATAACAGCTTACTGGTTTGTGCTTTACACATTCCCCAACTTTCTGAGAAGTCCCCTTAATACAGCTCTTTTCTTCCTATTCTTTACCCTTCTTTCCTTTGCTTTCTTTTTCCTTTTTAGAGGCATGGCTTACTGCAAGTATGTATGTCCCATAGGTTCGGTAAATTCTGCCTTTTCAAGGACTTCTTTTACTTGGCTTTCCACTTATCAGGAAGAGTGTAAAGAGTGTAAAAAACCCGAATGCGCCCTTGCCTGTCCTTACGAGTTAAACCCTTCAAAGTTTGACCATAAGAACTCCATGTTTAACTGTACCTTGTGTATGGAGTGTGCTCATGTATGTGATGCTGTAAAGTTTGAGATAAGAAAGTGGGGAAGCTCCCTTTATAAGGAAATTAAAAATCCCAAACTCATAGAGGTTATGGTTTACCTGCTTCTTGTTGCGGTTATAACTTTCACCATGCGTTTCCATCACGGACTTTCAAGAAGTGGGCTTTCGGAATATATGCCTTGGGTAATTTTGGGTAAGTACATCCAAAATGCGTTTGGACTTCCCAAGTGGGTTGACATGACAGGTTTTGTTGCCATGCTTATGGCTCTTGTCTTGGTCTTCTCTACTGTTTATGTAAGCTTTAAGTTGGTAGAGAAGATTTCAAGGAAGGGATTTAAGGAAAACCTTCTAATACTTGGCTGCGCTTTTGCTCCTCTTATGATAGTAGGTGGGCTGTCGCATGCTCTTGAGTTTTTCTTCATTGATTACTATCACCACATAGTAAACGGCTTTTCCCAAGCTTTTGGGCTTGGTGTTAGTGTAGAACCTCTCGCAAGAAGAGGAGAAGCTTGGCTTAATGTTTTCAAAGTGTTTCCCTTTATAGCGGGTCTTTGGAGTCTTCACATTCTTTGGCATAGGGTGAAGTTGCTGACAGATAAAAATAGGCTTTTAGTGTTTATGGCTGCCTCAGCTTTGCCTATAATATACCTTTTAGTGAGTGTCTTTCAGATTTGGGTGATGATGAACTTCCCACCATCCCACCATCATCACTGA
- a CDS encoding fumarate hydratase has product MREVHCEDIIKAVKEIAIKANYELPQDVVYAFESAVEKEESPIGKEVLKQILLNAQTAKEEQMAYCQDTGVAVVFVELGQDVHVVGGSLVDAINEGVRQAYTEGYLRASMVYDPVFERKNTKDNTPAIIHFFVVPGDKIRIIFAPKGAGSENTSRLAMLKPADGWEGVKRFVLETVKLAGPNACPPLTVGVGIGGNFEYCALLSKKALLRKTGERSKDPVARRIEEELMEDINKLGLGPMGFGGTVTAVDVRVELYPCHIASLPVAVNVQCHASRHAEVEL; this is encoded by the coding sequence ATGCGAGAAGTGCACTGTGAGGACATAATAAAAGCGGTTAAAGAGATAGCCATAAAAGCCAATTACGAGCTTCCCCAAGATGTAGTCTATGCCTTTGAGTCCGCAGTAGAAAAAGAAGAGTCTCCAATAGGAAAAGAAGTGCTTAAACAGATACTTCTTAATGCTCAAACCGCAAAGGAAGAGCAGATGGCTTACTGTCAAGATACAGGTGTAGCGGTGGTTTTTGTTGAGTTAGGACAAGATGTTCATGTAGTTGGTGGGTCTTTGGTAGATGCTATAAACGAAGGTGTAAGACAGGCATACACAGAAGGTTATCTAAGAGCTTCCATGGTTTACGACCCTGTCTTTGAGAGGAAAAACACAAAAGATAACACACCTGCCATAATACACTTCTTTGTAGTGCCCGGAGACAAAATAAGGATAATCTTTGCACCAAAAGGTGCAGGCTCTGAGAACACATCGCGCCTTGCCATGCTAAAACCTGCAGATGGTTGGGAAGGAGTAAAGAGGTTCGTGCTTGAGACAGTAAAACTTGCAGGACCAAACGCTTGCCCTCCACTTACAGTAGGTGTAGGGATAGGTGGAAACTTTGAGTACTGTGCGCTCCTTTCAAAAAAAGCACTTCTAAGAAAAACAGGGGAAAGAAGCAAAGACCCAGTAGCCAGAAGGATAGAAGAGGAGCTTATGGAAGACATAAACAAGTTGGGTCTTGGACCTATGGGCTTTGGTGGCACAGTGACCGCTGTAGATGTAAGGGTAGAGCTTTATCCCTGCCATATAGCTTCCCTTCCCGTGGCAGTAAATGTCCAATGCCACGCGTCAAGGCACGCAGAGGTAGAACTTTGA
- a CDS encoding SAVED domain-containing protein, whose amino-acid sequence MLYSFSSFKEEDLLGFLHAGELDEHIADVFKEFNELSPFVQFELIKYVKEKSVYVDVHVLSKTLGTSQKTAEEILKGEFKIFTFPAVSTQGYSQMVQGMVIKDTSQRICNVEGIKRHIKSVEDLLKSRGLLKDYLSVFLNSYITGKSFQLSLALSLLTEKVPDRFCFTGGVDAKGNVQAVDNIPQKEKACRSSGKKLISPVNVRSVDDIIDWFSKPFVDVPFVITKERSRPNIGDFWEEEHVLKNLKHFHEITEEDLILETGQLEGQKWQEVCTEFINRIRRMDYELSNRLRLNLVINGPTALAMALGILYSHTRPFRVFHYSNSEKRYYTIDVFNTRELKERVKEYTHTEAELDSSEGKDLAVIIRGAHHDPTGDVKAYLTKEGISADILVLSPKEKEGNIPPNQLKEVAKEYASHIQSARAQKHYENIHFFLSTPVAIGYLLGVAFGHYTKGYIYNYKTNELYERVLSLEFLRDLIEKA is encoded by the coding sequence ATGTTGTACAGCTTTAGCTCTTTTAAAGAGGAGGATCTTTTGGGCTTTTTGCATGCGGGGGAACTGGATGAGCACATAGCGGATGTTTTTAAGGAATTCAACGAACTTAGTCCATTTGTTCAGTTTGAGCTTATAAAGTATGTAAAAGAAAAGAGTGTTTATGTGGATGTACATGTCCTAAGCAAAACCTTAGGGACAAGCCAAAAAACTGCGGAAGAAATCCTCAAAGGTGAGTTTAAAATCTTTACCTTCCCTGCGGTTTCCACTCAAGGCTACTCTCAGATGGTCCAGGGTATGGTGATAAAAGATACCTCTCAAAGGATTTGCAACGTGGAGGGTATAAAAAGACACATAAAGTCTGTGGAGGATCTGCTTAAATCAAGGGGTTTACTGAAAGATTATCTCTCTGTGTTCCTAAACAGCTATATAACAGGGAAGAGTTTTCAGCTTAGTTTAGCTCTATCGCTCCTTACAGAGAAAGTGCCAGATAGGTTCTGTTTTACGGGGGGTGTGGATGCAAAGGGAAATGTGCAGGCAGTGGATAACATACCACAGAAAGAAAAAGCTTGCAGATCCTCTGGTAAAAAACTCATAAGCCCTGTAAATGTGCGTAGCGTAGATGACATAATAGACTGGTTTTCTAAACCCTTTGTGGATGTGCCCTTTGTGATCACAAAGGAGAGAAGCAGACCCAACATAGGGGACTTTTGGGAAGAAGAGCACGTGCTTAAAAACCTAAAGCACTTTCATGAAATAACTGAGGAGGACCTTATACTGGAAACGGGACAGCTTGAAGGTCAAAAGTGGCAGGAGGTATGCACTGAGTTTATAAACAGGATAAGGAGAATGGACTATGAGCTATCAAACAGGCTACGGCTAAACTTGGTTATAAACGGTCCCACCGCATTGGCTATGGCTCTTGGCATACTTTATAGCCACACAAGACCCTTCAGAGTATTTCACTATAGCAACAGCGAAAAAAGATACTATACAATAGATGTTTTCAACACAAGGGAATTAAAAGAACGCGTAAAGGAATACACACACACAGAAGCAGAGCTGGATAGCTCAGAGGGTAAAGACCTTGCAGTAATTATCAGGGGAGCACATCACGACCCTACCGGAGATGTAAAAGCCTACTTAACAAAAGAGGGCATAAGCGCCGATATTTTGGTGCTAAGTCCAAAGGAGAAAGAGGGAAACATACCTCCAAACCAGCTAAAAGAGGTAGCAAAGGAGTATGCATCTCACATACAGTCCGCAAGAGCTCAAAAACACTATGAAAACATTCACTTCTTTCTGTCAACACCAGTAGCTATAGGGTACTTGCTCGGTGTTGCCTTTGGCCATTACACAAAGGGATACATATACAACTACAAAACCAATGAGCTTTACGAGAGAGTCCTATCTTTAGAGTTCCTTAGAGACCTAATAGAAAAAGCCTAA